A window of the Bacteroidales bacterium genome harbors these coding sequences:
- a CDS encoding aminoglycoside phosphotransferase family protein, translating into MSSSETVQDIFSQFNVTGTYQAARVYGSGHINDTYLIQTSDPANTDYILRKINKYVFKNPPALLNNIAMVTDHLRYKKEQHHLEDETGLNQILKLLPAFSGNYYVMDKNEDYWSLLYFIPDSKTLDVVENDDQAMEGGKAFGNFIRYLRDFPVKELHISIPHFHDLEKRLEWFDQAIKEAPKDRLDRAGDMISYLEDRTEKMTSIGIAGRKGLLPLRVTHNDTKFNNLLLNQSDKAICILDLDTVMPGYVHYDYGDALRTIANTGEEDDKDLNNIRFNLACFKAFTRGYFNRTLDVLTEKEKKLLPLAPFMMTYEQTIRFLTDYLQGDIYYKTDYPGHNLQRTKAQLTLYKSMESAENEIRSYIYSFM; encoded by the coding sequence ATGAGTTCCAGCGAAACAGTACAGGATATATTCAGTCAATTCAATGTGACAGGTACTTATCAGGCAGCCAGAGTTTACGGTTCCGGTCACATCAATGATACTTACCTGATTCAAACCTCCGACCCGGCAAATACGGATTACATTTTGAGGAAAATCAACAAGTATGTTTTCAAAAATCCTCCGGCATTGCTTAACAATATTGCCATGGTCACCGACCATCTGAGATATAAAAAAGAGCAACATCATCTAGAAGATGAAACGGGACTTAATCAGATACTGAAATTGCTTCCCGCATTCTCGGGAAATTATTATGTGATGGATAAAAACGAGGACTACTGGTCGCTGTTGTATTTCATCCCGGACAGTAAAACACTGGATGTAGTGGAGAATGATGATCAGGCGATGGAAGGAGGGAAGGCCTTTGGTAATTTTATTCGTTATCTGAGAGATTTTCCTGTCAAAGAACTTCATATTTCCATTCCCCATTTTCATGATTTGGAAAAGCGGCTGGAATGGTTTGACCAGGCCATAAAGGAAGCGCCTAAAGACAGGTTGGATCGGGCAGGGGATATGATTTCATATTTAGAGGACCGGACAGAAAAAATGACTTCCATTGGAATAGCAGGCAGGAAAGGGCTCTTACCCCTGAGGGTCACCCATAATGATACCAAGTTCAATAACCTTTTGCTTAATCAATCCGATAAGGCCATCTGTATCCTGGATCTGGATACGGTTATGCCGGGCTACGTTCATTACGACTATGGAGATGCGCTCCGTACCATAGCAAATACCGGGGAAGAGGATGATAAGGATCTGAACAATATAAGGTTTAACCTGGCCTGTTTCAAAGCCTTCACCCGTGGATATTTTAACCGGACACTTGATGTTCTCACGGAAAAGGAGAAAAAACTGCTGCCGCTCGCGCCCTTCATGATGACCTATGAACAGACCATCCGTTTTCTTACTGACTACCTTCAGGGGGATATATATTATAAAACCGATTATCCCGGGCACAATCTTCAGCGTACAAAAGCGCAGTTAACGCTCTATAAGTCTATGGAAAGTGCCGAGAACGAAATCCGCTCCTATATTTATTCGTTTATGTAG
- the msrA gene encoding peptide-methionine (S)-S-oxide reductase MsrA, protein MDTVNQNKVETATFGAGCFWCVEAVFQHLEGVQSVTSGYSGGEVKNPSYKEVTTGKTGHAEAVQIKYDPAVIGYRELLEVFWKTHDPTTLNRQGPDIGPQYRSVIFYHNEEQKRIAEKSKNEMDRSGYFSDPIVTEMEPYKNFYVAEDYHQDFYRNNPNQPYCRVHIDPKIEKLQQQFGKHLK, encoded by the coding sequence ATGGATACTGTCAATCAAAACAAAGTGGAAACGGCAACCTTTGGAGCAGGTTGTTTCTGGTGTGTAGAAGCCGTTTTTCAGCATTTAGAAGGAGTCCAAAGCGTTACCTCGGGTTACTCCGGAGGAGAAGTAAAAAATCCTTCTTACAAAGAAGTCACAACTGGAAAAACGGGCCATGCCGAGGCTGTTCAAATTAAATACGATCCTGCTGTGATCGGTTACAGGGAATTACTAGAAGTATTCTGGAAAACCCATGATCCGACCACATTAAACCGGCAAGGCCCGGACATTGGCCCACAATACCGTTCGGTCATTTTCTACCACAATGAAGAGCAAAAACGCATCGCTGAAAAGTCCAAAAATGAAATGGACAGATCGGGTTACTTCAGCGATCCGATTGTAACGGAAATGGAACCCTACAAAAATTTTTACGTGGCCGAAGATTACCATCAGGATTTTTACAGGAATAACCCCAATCAGCCTTATTGCCGTGTGCATATCGATCCCAAAATAGAGAAGCTACAGCAGCAGTTTGGGAAACATCTCAAATGA
- a CDS encoding nucleotidyltransferase: MSSKRTLLILAAGMGNRYGGLKQIDRFGPNGEALIDYTMYDALRAGFNKIVFLIREDFEKAFRKRFEPQLDGLNVEIEYAYQYIHKEGYPSSQKRNKPWGTGEAVLSCRNVIDEPFAVVNADDFYGYSAMKTLSDFLWSLPEQSEGQFAMVAYLLEATLSKYGHVARGIIQKDDQGELTDIHEYKKIQYDSNGSITGYRANDGKQEYFKPDTLVSMNLWGFTPDIFMYLEQIFSEFIEKYHDSDSDEFYLPEAVSQLLGKEGISTKVFLTNENWFGVTYREDKKIAIREIQSMIDRGLYPKNLWS; this comes from the coding sequence ATGAGCAGCAAACGGACCCTTCTTATTCTGGCAGCCGGTATGGGCAACCGTTATGGAGGGTTGAAGCAGATAGACCGTTTTGGGCCCAATGGTGAAGCACTTATCGATTATACCATGTATGATGCCCTCAGAGCAGGTTTTAATAAAATTGTATTTCTGATCCGGGAAGATTTTGAAAAAGCTTTCCGAAAGCGATTTGAACCCCAGCTGGATGGTCTGAATGTGGAAATTGAATACGCTTATCAGTATATCCACAAAGAAGGGTATCCCTCATCCCAGAAACGCAATAAACCATGGGGCACAGGTGAAGCTGTGCTTTCCTGCCGTAATGTGATAGATGAACCTTTTGCAGTGGTAAATGCAGATGATTTTTATGGATACTCGGCGATGAAGACTTTGAGCGATTTTCTGTGGTCCCTTCCGGAACAATCCGAAGGTCAGTTCGCCATGGTAGCTTACCTTCTCGAGGCAACGCTGTCAAAATACGGACATGTAGCAAGGGGGATCATCCAAAAAGATGATCAGGGTGAACTGACTGACATCCACGAATATAAAAAAATCCAGTATGACAGCAATGGCTCCATTACAGGCTACAGGGCCAACGATGGCAAACAGGAATATTTCAAGCCCGATACGCTTGTATCGATGAATCTTTGGGGATTCACACCGGATATTTTTATGTATCTGGAACAAATATTTTCAGAATTTATAGAAAAATATCACGACTCTGATTCGGACGAATTCTATCTGCCCGAGGCAGTTTCCCAATTACTTGGGAAAGAGGGTATCTCCACGAAGGTATTCCTGACGAATGAAAACTGGTTCGGTGTAACCTACAGGGAAGATAAAAAAATTGCCATCCGGGAAATACAGTCTATGATCGATAGGGGATTATACCCTAAAAATTTATGGAGTTGA